The following proteins are encoded in a genomic region of Amphiura filiformis chromosome 11, Afil_fr2py, whole genome shotgun sequence:
- the LOC140164468 gene encoding uncharacterized protein → MAAESSSTNQVRVMLWSPPRCLSTVFQKCMSYVDGIQIINEPYQSAGANNPELMKQLTEGQGPESQVQVQESFDKFMATIEQQELGGNLQEAGWDDSVCTPAWVKNLLEGQFPGKKVVFAKDLIFGIRGQFHMIPKGYKHTFIIRNPTKMVISCRRNYEMMFPVPEGHQFNLLMLPPLFREFYQPLLQLIEYLKENKEQTGDPIIIDADDLQNHPASIVRQYCDAVGIPYNDSLLEWPAGNECVKKNWLVSKMMLQGDRIIGYYAAAFASTKFLPSKPLPPENEIPADVVEVAKLEEPFYKKLYDMRIKP, encoded by the coding sequence ATGGCAGCCGAGAGCAGCAGTACAAATCAAGTGAGAGTGATGTTATGGTCGCCACCCAGATGTCTTTCTACCGTATTCCAGAAATGTATGAGCTACGTAGATGGCATCCAGATAATCAACGAACCGTATCAGAGTGCTGGAGCAAATAACCCTGAGCTAATGAAACAACTCACCGAAGGTCAAGGACCAGAATCACAAGTACAAGTACAAGAAAGCTTTGACAAGTTTATGGCTACTATAGAACAACAAGAACTGGGCGGAAATCTTCAAGAAGCCGGTTGGGATGACTCTGTCTGCACTCCTGCCTGGGTGAAGAATCTCCTAGAAGGACAGTTTCCAGGAAAGAAAGTTGTGTTCGCAAAAGATCTCATCTTTGGTATCCGAGGACAGTTTCATATGATTCCAAAAGGGTACAAGCATACCTTTATCATACGAAATCCGACAAAGATGGTGATATCATGCAGGAGGAATTACGAAATGATGTTTCCTGTGCCGGAAGGACACCAGTTTAACTTGCTGATGTTGCCGCCGCTGTTCAGAGAATTTTACCAGCCTCTGCTACAGCTGATAgaatatttgaaagaaaataaagaaCAAACTGGAGACCCGATCATCATCGACGCTGATGATCTTCAGAACCACCCTGCTTCAATCGTTCGTCAATATTGTGACGCAGTTGGCATACCATACAATGATAGCCTTCTGGAGTGGCCTGCTGGCAATGAGTGCGTCAAGAAGAACTGGTTGGTATCCAAGATGATGCTGCAAGGAGATCGCATAATTGGCTATTACGCAGCCGCGTTTGCGAGTACCAAGTTCCTACCGTCAAAGCCTTTGCCCCCTGAGAATGAGATACCGGCTGATGTCGTAGAGGTTGCGAAATTAGAGGAGCCGTTCTACAAAAAGCTTTATGATATGCGTATAAAACCATAG